The Vibrio nitrifigilis genome window below encodes:
- a CDS encoding carboxypeptidase M32, protein MSAFEKLVKHSKKVANFEHLYAISSWDQSSIMPSGGAEARGAAMAELSVHIHQMRTQPQLEEWFESAAQENLDQTQSAILREMKQQWQQATVLPDEFVEAKSLAGSKCEHAWREQRTQNDWQGFIANWQEVVTLSQQEAQIRAEVAGTTPYDAMLNLYEPGTTSESLDKVFTDVKSWLPDMIDQAIEKQASEPVIEPKGHYPAQAQKALGKEVMKLLQFDFSHGRLDESVHPFCGGVPTDVRITTRYDESEFVQSIMGIVHETGHARYEQGLPRALAGTRAGEARSMGVHESQSLFFEMQLGRNPHFIAHLAKLIKGRFDDSTEGLFDVANLQKVYTRVKKDFIRIDADELTYPAHVILRYEIERDLMNGKITCADVPELWDEKMQGYLGLSTKGNYRQGCMQDIHWTDGSFGYFPSYTLGAMYAAQFMAAMRKTIDVESVLDSGDLSPIFTWLNDHVWSKGSLYTTNEILTQATGEVLNPAFFKQHLKSRYL, encoded by the coding sequence ATGAGCGCATTCGAAAAACTAGTTAAGCATTCAAAGAAAGTCGCCAATTTTGAGCACTTATACGCCATTTCTAGCTGGGACCAATCTTCTATCATGCCCTCCGGTGGTGCCGAAGCTCGCGGCGCAGCGATGGCTGAGCTCTCTGTTCATATCCATCAAATGAGAACCCAACCTCAACTAGAGGAATGGTTCGAATCCGCAGCGCAAGAAAATCTCGACCAAACTCAGAGTGCTATTCTCAGAGAAATGAAGCAGCAATGGCAACAAGCGACCGTCCTACCTGACGAATTTGTGGAAGCCAAATCACTCGCTGGGTCAAAATGTGAACATGCATGGCGTGAACAGCGTACTCAAAACGATTGGCAAGGATTTATTGCAAACTGGCAAGAAGTGGTCACATTGTCTCAGCAAGAGGCACAAATTCGAGCAGAAGTGGCAGGAACAACGCCTTATGATGCAATGCTTAATTTATATGAACCCGGCACAACCAGTGAGTCGCTAGACAAAGTCTTTACCGATGTAAAATCTTGGCTACCTGACATGATCGATCAAGCCATAGAAAAGCAAGCGTCAGAACCTGTGATTGAGCCCAAAGGTCACTACCCGGCACAAGCACAAAAAGCACTCGGTAAAGAAGTGATGAAGCTACTGCAATTTGACTTTTCTCATGGCCGGTTAGATGAAAGTGTTCACCCATTTTGTGGGGGTGTACCTACCGATGTGCGCATTACCACGCGCTACGATGAAAGTGAATTTGTTCAATCCATTATGGGTATTGTTCATGAAACGGGGCATGCTCGTTATGAACAAGGTTTGCCACGTGCATTGGCTGGTACTCGTGCTGGCGAAGCCCGTTCTATGGGGGTGCATGAATCTCAGTCCCTATTTTTTGAAATGCAATTGGGCCGCAACCCACATTTTATCGCCCATTTAGCCAAGCTCATTAAAGGCCGATTCGACGATAGTACTGAGGGTCTGTTTGACGTAGCTAACCTGCAAAAAGTATACACTCGGGTGAAGAAAGACTTTATCCGCATTGATGCTGATGAGTTAACCTACCCTGCACACGTCATTTTGCGCTACGAAATTGAGCGTGATTTAATGAATGGCAAGATCACTTGTGCCGATGTTCCAGAATTATGGGACGAAAAAATGCAAGGCTACTTAGGTTTATCGACAAAAGGGAATTACCGCCAAGGGTGCATGCAAGATATTCATTGGACCGATGGTTCATTTGGCTATTTCCCAAGTTATACACTGGGTGCAATGTATGCGGCTCAATTTATGGCAGCCATGCGCAAAACGATTGATGTAGAGAGTGTTTTGGATTCTGGCGATCTTTCTCCTATTTTCACATGGCTTAACGACCATGTTTGGAGCAAAGGCAGTTTGTACACTACCAATGAAATTCTTACACAAGCGACTGGAGAAGTGTTAAATCCAGCGTTCTTCAAACAGCATCTCAAATCACGTTATCTTTAA
- the hrpA gene encoding ATP-dependent RNA helicase HrpA, whose protein sequence is MTHSQVNSDKPAHAQANSAKSLKQALNQCLIKDRFRLSKRINGASKIKNNEARSAVFDEIALDIAKSMMVVQQRQQRTVTLEYPELLPVSQKKDDIAEAIENNQVVIIAGETGSGKTTQIPKICAELGRGQFGLIGHTQPRRLAARSVANRIAEEMQTQMGDVVGYKVRFSDQVSDQTQIKLMTDGILLAEIQNDRFLNQYDTIIIDEAHERSLNIDFILGYLKQLLPRRPDLKVIITSATIDPERFSEHFYDAPIIEVSGRTYPVETRYRPLGGEEESESDHDQLEGIKQAVEELCDEGLGDILVFMSGEREIRDTADALGKMKLRDTEIVPLYARLSAGEQNKIFQPHAGRRIVLSTNVAETSLTVPGIKYVIDPGTARISRYSYRTKVQRLPIERISQASANQRKGRCGRVEEGICIRLYSEEDFNARSEFTDPEILRTNLASVILQMTALGLGDIEAFPFVEAPDKRNIQDGVRLLDELGAISEKTKGDKKVKVLTTMGRQLANLPIDPRLARMVLEAPKMGCLKEIMIIASALSIQDPRERPSDKKQSSDDKHRRFFHEDSDFLTFVNLWEYLQKKQKELSNNQFRRHVKEEYMNYLRIREWQDVYTQLHQAMRDMGGKLNTEPGSYQGVHTAILTGLLSHIGLKDQEKNEYQGARNARYHIFPASGLFKKQPKWVMSAELVETSKLWARVVAKIQPEWVEPLAKHLIKRSYSEPHWSKKRAAVMAHEKVMLFGIPIVAKRLVNYGNIDSAVSREIFIRSALVEGEWETKHAFFKQNRALLHEVEELEHKSRRRDILVDDEELFQFYDQRIGTDVVSGRHFDTWWKKVSKDTPELLNFEKEMLVKGDASHVTELDYPNFWYQDGLKLKLSYQFEPGEDSDGVTVHIPLPILNQVEPQGFDWQIPGLRHELVVSLIKSLPKTLRKNFVPAPNYADAFLARVKPMELPLLDALEKELRRMTGVEVLREDWKWDQIPEHLKVTFRAVDHRNRKLKENKDLFELKESLKEKVQETLSKVADDDIEQKDLHTWSFGELPRVYQQKRGGFDVKAYPALVDNKDSVEIKLFETEQEQHSVMQQGQRRLVLLNVPSPIKYLHANLPNKSKLGLYFNPYGKVLDLIDDCIACGVDKLIEQHGGIVWEPEQFEALKEQIRGELGDTVVDIAQQVESILTTAFNINKRLKGKIDFSMAFALSDIKAQIEGLIFKGFATECGWKRLPDILRYMKAIERRMEKLPIDPNKDRLHMLKIESVTNDYQELLNKIPKGMVVPEKVKEIRWMIEELRVSYFAQQLGTPYPVSDKRIKNAIDEC, encoded by the coding sequence TTGACTCATTCTCAAGTCAACTCAGACAAGCCTGCACATGCGCAGGCCAATAGTGCAAAGTCCCTTAAACAAGCACTTAATCAATGTTTGATTAAAGATCGTTTTCGTCTCAGCAAACGCATAAACGGCGCAAGTAAAATTAAAAATAACGAAGCGCGTAGTGCCGTATTTGATGAAATCGCTCTCGATATCGCCAAATCAATGATGGTGGTTCAGCAGCGTCAGCAAAGAACTGTGACGTTGGAATATCCTGAACTGCTGCCAGTCAGTCAAAAGAAAGATGACATCGCAGAAGCGATTGAAAATAACCAAGTCGTGATCATTGCGGGTGAAACCGGCTCAGGTAAAACGACGCAAATTCCTAAGATTTGTGCCGAACTCGGCCGTGGTCAATTTGGTTTAATTGGTCACACTCAGCCACGTCGTCTGGCGGCTCGCTCTGTTGCAAATCGTATTGCAGAAGAGATGCAAACCCAAATGGGAGATGTTGTTGGTTATAAAGTGCGTTTTAGCGATCAAGTGTCTGATCAAACGCAAATTAAACTGATGACCGATGGTATTTTGTTGGCGGAGATTCAAAATGATCGTTTTTTGAATCAATACGACACCATCATTATCGATGAAGCTCATGAGCGCTCGTTGAACATCGATTTTATTTTGGGCTATCTAAAACAGTTATTACCACGTCGCCCTGATTTAAAAGTCATCATTACTTCAGCGACTATTGATCCCGAACGATTCTCAGAGCATTTTTATGATGCACCTATCATTGAAGTCTCTGGCCGAACTTATCCTGTAGAAACCCGTTATCGCCCATTAGGTGGTGAAGAAGAGAGTGAAAGTGACCACGATCAGTTAGAGGGCATCAAGCAAGCGGTAGAAGAACTGTGCGATGAAGGTTTGGGTGATATTTTGGTGTTTATGAGTGGTGAGCGTGAAATTCGTGATACTGCTGACGCGCTAGGTAAAATGAAACTGCGTGATACCGAAATAGTGCCATTGTATGCGCGTTTGTCTGCCGGCGAACAAAATAAGATATTTCAGCCGCATGCAGGACGCCGCATTGTGCTTTCAACCAACGTGGCCGAAACATCGTTAACGGTTCCGGGTATTAAGTATGTGATTGACCCAGGTACCGCGCGTATTAGTCGTTACAGTTATCGCACGAAAGTGCAGCGCTTACCGATCGAACGTATTTCTCAAGCCAGTGCCAACCAGCGTAAAGGCCGTTGTGGTCGTGTTGAAGAGGGGATCTGTATCCGCCTTTATTCAGAAGAGGATTTCAATGCCCGCTCTGAATTTACTGACCCAGAAATTTTACGTACCAACTTAGCCTCGGTTATCTTACAGATGACGGCATTGGGCTTAGGTGATATCGAAGCGTTTCCGTTCGTTGAAGCGCCAGATAAACGCAACATCCAAGATGGTGTTCGATTACTTGATGAGCTTGGTGCGATCAGTGAAAAGACCAAAGGCGACAAGAAGGTAAAAGTATTGACGACAATGGGGCGTCAATTAGCCAATTTACCGATTGATCCGCGTTTAGCGCGTATGGTTCTCGAAGCACCTAAAATGGGCTGTTTGAAAGAAATCATGATTATTGCATCGGCGTTATCGATTCAAGATCCGCGTGAACGCCCAAGTGATAAAAAGCAATCGTCTGACGATAAGCATCGCCGTTTCTTCCATGAAGACTCCGATTTCTTAACTTTTGTTAACTTGTGGGAATACCTGCAGAAGAAACAAAAGGAACTGAGTAACAACCAGTTCCGCCGCCATGTAAAAGAAGAATACATGAACTATCTGCGTATTCGTGAGTGGCAAGATGTGTATACCCAATTGCATCAAGCAATGCGTGACATGGGCGGCAAACTCAATACTGAGCCGGGCAGTTATCAAGGTGTTCACACTGCGATTTTAACGGGTTTACTTTCACATATAGGCCTTAAAGATCAAGAGAAAAACGAGTATCAAGGTGCGCGCAATGCTCGTTATCATATTTTCCCTGCTTCAGGACTCTTTAAGAAACAGCCTAAATGGGTGATGTCAGCAGAGCTGGTTGAAACATCGAAACTTTGGGCTCGTGTGGTGGCTAAAATTCAACCTGAATGGGTAGAGCCGCTGGCAAAACATCTGATTAAACGTAGTTACAGTGAGCCGCATTGGTCGAAAAAACGTGCGGCGGTTATGGCTCATGAAAAAGTGATGCTATTTGGTATTCCTATCGTGGCCAAACGCCTAGTGAATTACGGCAATATTGATTCAGCCGTCAGCCGTGAAATCTTTATCCGCAGCGCGCTGGTGGAAGGTGAATGGGAAACGAAACACGCTTTCTTTAAACAAAACCGCGCATTGCTGCATGAAGTGGAAGAGCTTGAACATAAATCTCGTCGGCGTGATATTTTGGTCGACGATGAAGAACTGTTCCAGTTCTACGATCAACGAATCGGTACTGATGTAGTTTCGGGGCGTCACTTTGATACATGGTGGAAAAAAGTTTCCAAAGACACACCGGAACTTCTTAACTTTGAAAAAGAGATGCTGGTTAAAGGGGATGCAAGCCATGTCACTGAGCTTGATTACCCGAATTTCTGGTATCAAGACGGACTCAAACTTAAGCTCAGCTACCAATTTGAGCCGGGAGAAGATAGTGACGGTGTCACAGTTCATATTCCATTACCTATCTTAAACCAGGTTGAACCCCAAGGATTTGATTGGCAGATTCCAGGGCTACGTCATGAGTTGGTGGTGAGTTTGATTAAATCGCTACCAAAGACGCTACGCAAAAACTTTGTTCCAGCGCCTAACTACGCCGATGCGTTTCTCGCTCGTGTCAAACCGATGGAATTACCGCTGCTCGATGCGCTAGAAAAAGAGTTGCGCCGCATGACTGGTGTCGAAGTATTACGTGAAGATTGGAAATGGGACCAGATACCAGAGCACTTGAAAGTGACGTTTCGTGCAGTCGACCATCGCAATCGTAAGCTTAAAGAAAACAAAGATTTATTTGAGCTAAAAGAGAGCTTAAAAGAGAAGGTGCAAGAAACCTTATCAAAAGTCGCAGACGATGATATCGAGCAAAAAGATCTTCACACTTGGTCATTTGGTGAGTTGCCGCGTGTTTACCAGCAAAAACGTGGGGGCTTCGATGTTAAAGCTTACCCAGCGCTGGTAGATAACAAAGACAGTGTCGAAATTAAACTATTCGAAACCGAACAAGAACAGCATAGTGTGATGCAGCAAGGTCAGCGCCGTTTAGTGTTACTTAATGTTCCATCACCAATCAAATACTTACATGCGAATTTACCAAATAAATCAAAACTTGGACTGTATTTTAACCCCTACGGTAAAGTTCTCGATTTGATTGATGATTGCATCGCATGTGGGGTCGATAAACTGATTGAACAGCACGGTGGCATTGTTTGGGAGCCAGAACAGTTTGAAGCATTGAAGGAACAAATTCGTGGCGAACTCGGCGATACAGTTGTGGACATTGCGCAGCAGGTAGAAAGTATTTTGACGACAGCGTTTAATATCAATAAACGACTGAAAGGGAAGATCGACTTTTCTATGGCATTTGCGCTTTCAGACATCAAAGCACAAATCGAAGGTCTCATTTTTAAAGGCTTCGCTACGGAGTGTGGTTGGAAACGTCTGCCGGATATCCTACGCTATATGAAAGCAATCGAGCGTCGTATGGAGAAATTACCGATCGATCCTAATAAAGATCGGTTGCACATGCTAAAAATAGAATCCGTGACTAACGATTATCAGGAACTCTTGAATAAGATACCGAAAGGAATGGTCGTACCGGAAAAAGTTAAAGAGATCCGCTGGATGATTGAAGAGTTGCGAGTGAGTTACTTTGCTCAGCAGCTTGGAACGCCTTATCCAGTCTCAGATAAGCGAATTAAAAACGCGATAGATGAATGTTAG
- a CDS encoding outer membrane beta-barrel protein: MKKTLLALALIGASTSAFADSWVYGGASVGTADLNGESGTAYNVHVGTGLLPLIGVEAGYNKFEDFSNSGGLTIDDTYVAVKPSINFGPLQVYGKAGLHKWDSSYSHDNGDDGYDTMYGVGADYEVFGPISVGANFMNYMVDGDNVETYSLTVSINLL; the protein is encoded by the coding sequence ATGAAAAAGACATTACTAGCATTGGCTCTGATCGGTGCATCTACTTCAGCATTTGCTGATTCATGGGTTTATGGCGGTGCTTCAGTAGGTACGGCTGATTTGAATGGTGAGTCAGGTACAGCATATAACGTGCATGTTGGTACAGGCCTTCTACCTCTTATTGGTGTCGAAGCGGGTTACAACAAATTTGAAGATTTCAGTAACTCTGGCGGTTTAACAATCGATGATACTTACGTGGCTGTAAAACCAAGTATTAACTTTGGCCCACTGCAAGTGTACGGCAAAGCGGGTCTTCATAAATGGGATTCTTCTTATTCTCACGATAACGGTGATGATGGCTATGACACTATGTATGGGGTTGGTGCTGACTACGAAGTCTTTGGTCCAATATCTGTGGGCGCGAACTTCATGAATTACATGGTTGATGGTGATAACGTAGAAACATACTCGCTAACAGTTTCAATCAACTTACTGTAA
- a CDS encoding Hcp family type VI secretion system effector, translating to MPTPCYISIEGQTQGLITAGACTADSIGDSYVEGHEDEMLVQQFDHNVTVPTDPQSGQPAGQRAHKPFKFTVSLNKAVPLLYNALAAGEKMTSVTLKWYRTSIEGKQENFFTTTLENASIVDIRCEMPHCQDPAKSDFTQNLTVSMTYRKITWDHVNAGTSGADDWRTPVEA from the coding sequence ATGCCAACTCCATGTTATATCTCTATTGAAGGTCAAACCCAAGGTCTTATCACGGCCGGAGCTTGCACCGCAGATTCAATTGGTGACTCTTATGTAGAAGGTCACGAAGATGAAATGCTGGTTCAACAATTTGACCACAATGTGACCGTTCCGACCGATCCTCAATCAGGTCAGCCTGCAGGCCAACGAGCTCACAAGCCATTCAAATTCACTGTGTCTCTCAATAAAGCCGTTCCTTTGCTATACAACGCACTGGCTGCTGGTGAAAAAATGACATCGGTTACTTTAAAATGGTATAGAACTTCTATTGAAGGTAAGCAAGAAAACTTCTTCACCACGACACTAGAAAACGCATCTATCGTCGATATTCGTTGTGAAATGCCTCACTGCCAAGACCCAGCAAAATCAGATTTCACACAAAATCTGACTGTCTCAATGACATATCGCAAAATTACTTGGGATCACGTTAATGCAGGCACGTCCGGTGCTGATGACTGGCGCACACCAGTTGAAGCGTAA
- a CDS encoding type VI secretion system Vgr family protein, translated as MATLSYKIQIDGLEEDTFVVRGFDGHESISDSQFKGEPCYGFRYMVQLASRQSNITADQVVDRGAELTLYRNGELVQRVNGIVRSFSNGDIGHNFSFYDLTLVPSLERLSLRHNSRIFQQLTVPEIISVLLQEMKITAFAFSVARDCAKREFCVQYRETDLEFLHRIAAEEGLVYSFEHTEGKHTILFTDKTESFPWVSESVPYNVLSGGAVDTQYVSSLVAKTQSEVSSVEQRDYSFKKPTYTFAQSSAATDAQYQQSDYEHYDAPGRYKDDVSGKAFSDIRLAYLRRDAKTLTGKSNHMSLRAGYQFSLEEHLNDELNTDYLVVGVSHQGEQPQALEEEAGSGATTYANQFKLIPATSLWEAVPQPKPQVDGPMIAIVVGPDGEEIFCDEYGRVKLHFPWDRYSNTDELSSCWVRVAQDWAGSQYGMVAIPRIGHEVIVSFLNGDPDQPIVTGGTYHETNTPPYVLPDNKTKTVIRTETHQGDGYNELSFEDQAEQEQIFLHAQKDYEGITENDHNRQIHNNKNLTVDANHYTQVKKNVHETIKGEKREAVNKNRTFIIDGNLHVKTGKVWVNDTTTEVHIKAGQKVVIESGSEITVSAGGSFVKVDPSGVHLSGAGINLNSGGSAGSGTAISALAATLPKSLTNDTAVEEIVNGDVAATQASGTAAVTTGQGKDVTMAETTTATSTSTSSSSSSTTSSSTSTAASSAISSATSSRSAATTTASTETTTSTSETTSEDTDDSSKSGGAGFNYIFSA; from the coding sequence ATGGCGACGTTAAGTTATAAAATACAAATTGATGGCTTAGAAGAAGATACGTTTGTAGTTCGAGGATTTGATGGGCACGAATCCATCTCGGATAGTCAGTTTAAAGGCGAGCCCTGCTATGGTTTTCGCTATATGGTGCAATTGGCGAGTCGTCAATCAAATATCACCGCCGATCAAGTTGTCGACCGAGGCGCAGAATTAACTCTGTATCGTAATGGGGAGCTAGTGCAGCGGGTTAACGGTATCGTGCGCAGTTTCAGTAACGGTGATATCGGTCATAATTTTAGTTTTTACGATTTAACACTAGTACCATCGCTAGAGCGTCTCTCTTTACGTCACAATAGTCGTATTTTCCAACAGTTGACAGTTCCTGAAATTATTTCTGTATTGCTTCAAGAAATGAAAATCACCGCGTTTGCTTTTTCTGTCGCGAGAGACTGTGCAAAGCGTGAGTTTTGTGTGCAATATCGAGAAACCGATCTTGAATTTTTACATCGCATTGCCGCCGAAGAGGGCTTAGTTTACAGCTTCGAACATACAGAGGGTAAACATACCATTCTGTTCACTGATAAAACGGAAAGCTTTCCTTGGGTAAGCGAATCTGTTCCTTACAACGTGTTATCCGGTGGCGCTGTTGACACTCAATATGTGTCAAGTTTGGTCGCGAAGACTCAATCAGAAGTGTCCAGCGTTGAACAACGTGATTATAGTTTTAAAAAGCCAACTTATACCTTTGCGCAAAGCTCAGCTGCGACCGATGCGCAATATCAACAGTCAGATTACGAACACTATGATGCGCCAGGGCGCTATAAAGATGACGTAAGTGGTAAAGCGTTTAGTGATATTCGATTAGCCTACTTACGTCGTGATGCTAAAACCCTGACAGGGAAAAGCAATCATATGTCCCTGCGCGCTGGTTATCAGTTCAGTCTTGAAGAACATTTAAATGATGAGTTAAACACGGATTATCTTGTGGTTGGAGTGTCTCATCAAGGTGAGCAACCTCAAGCGTTAGAGGAAGAAGCGGGAAGCGGCGCAACCACTTACGCTAACCAGTTTAAGCTGATTCCTGCAACATCACTATGGGAAGCTGTGCCGCAGCCTAAACCTCAAGTGGACGGTCCGATGATAGCGATTGTCGTTGGCCCTGATGGCGAGGAGATTTTCTGTGATGAGTATGGCCGGGTTAAATTGCATTTCCCATGGGATCGTTATTCTAACACTGATGAACTGAGTTCTTGTTGGGTACGCGTAGCTCAAGATTGGGCGGGTAGCCAATATGGTATGGTTGCCATCCCGCGTATTGGCCATGAAGTGATTGTTTCGTTCCTTAATGGCGATCCCGATCAGCCTATTGTCACTGGCGGTACTTATCACGAGACCAACACGCCTCCTTACGTATTGCCGGATAATAAAACCAAAACGGTAATTCGAACCGAAACTCACCAAGGTGACGGTTATAACGAATTAAGTTTTGAAGACCAAGCTGAGCAAGAACAAATTTTCCTGCATGCCCAAAAAGATTATGAAGGCATTACCGAAAACGATCATAACCGTCAGATTCATAACAATAAGAATCTAACTGTAGATGCCAATCACTACACCCAAGTGAAAAAGAACGTCCATGAAACCATCAAGGGCGAAAAGCGTGAAGCAGTCAATAAAAACCGCACCTTTATCATCGACGGAAACTTACACGTTAAAACCGGTAAAGTGTGGGTGAACGACACCACGACAGAAGTACACATCAAAGCAGGTCAAAAAGTCGTGATTGAATCCGGCTCAGAAATTACCGTTTCTGCTGGTGGCAGCTTCGTTAAAGTCGACCCATCCGGTGTGCACCTTTCTGGCGCTGGAATTAACCTCAACTCAGGCGGCAGTGCAGGAAGTGGTACAGCGATTAGTGCATTGGCAGCAACTCTACCAAAAAGCTTGACGAATGACACCGCAGTAGAAGAAATCGTGAATGGAGATGTTGCAGCGACACAAGCGTCAGGAACAGCCGCTGTAACCACAGGCCAAGGTAAAGATGTTACTATGGCTGAAACAACCACTGCAACGTCTACAAGCACTAGTTCATCATCTTCAAGTACAACAAGTAGTTCAACTTCAACAGCAGCGTCCAGTGCCATAAGCAGCGCAACATCGAGCAGAAGTGCAGCGACAACGACAGCAAGTACAGAAACTACAACATCAACGTCAGAAACAACCAGTGAAGATACTGATGACTCATCTAAATCCGGTGGGGCAGGCTTTAACTACATCTTCTCGGCTTAA